One region of Thalassophryne amazonica chromosome 16, fThaAma1.1, whole genome shotgun sequence genomic DNA includes:
- the LOC117527913 gene encoding recQ-mediated genome instability protein 2-like, whose protein sequence is MNTGEKTTRPPPVKVLSGQLRTAESQRSADGRLECVLRPGRARSLPVSMVWMQGTVLEVQLHRDTVLLMDETGTFVVQGINTIPKGKPCLSPGSYMMVMGVIRAASPEPVIQAVKMADLSELTTLHRRMWKLEVEDLQEVLLT, encoded by the exons ATGAACACTGGGGAGAAAACGACACGTCCTCCTCCTGTTAAAGTTCTGTCAGGGCAGCTGAGGACGGCAGAGAGCCAGAGAAGCGCCGACGGCAGGCTCGAGTGCGTGCTGCGCCCGGGCCGGGCCCGCTCTCTGCCGGTATCCATGGTGTGGATGCAGGGAACTGTGCTGGAGGTCCAGCTGCACCGAGACACGGTGCTCCTGATGGACGAAACCGGTACCTTTGTCGTCCAGGGCATCAACACCATTCCCAAAGGAAAACCGTGTTTGTCTCCAG gcagCTACATGATGGTGATGGGTGTCATCCGGGCCGCCTCGCCGGAGCCCGTCATCCAGGCCGTCAAAATGGCAGACCTCTCTGAGCTCACCACGCTCCACAGACGGATGTGGAAGCTGGAGGTGGAGGACCTGCAGGAGGTGCTGCTGACTTGA